The following coding sequences are from one Sesamum indicum cultivar Zhongzhi No. 13 linkage group LG11, S_indicum_v1.0, whole genome shotgun sequence window:
- the LOC105173560 gene encoding arginine--tRNA ligase, chloroplastic/mitochondrial isoform X5, producing MQDLQSAGSVKQQIAKLFEESLRTTVPDEGDVEPAIAPCQNPKFGDYQCNNAMGLWSRVKGKGTQFKGPQLVGQAIMNNLPPSEMIESCTIAGPGFVNIILSKHWIAKSIQKMLVHTIETWASEIPVKRAVVDFSSPNIAKEMHVGNLRSTIIGDTLARMLEFSKVEVLRRNHVGDWGTQFGMLIEYLFEKFPSGEVSGDQAIGDLQAFYKASKQRFDSDPAFKERAQRAVVSLQGGEEKYRKAWAEICEISRRGYESVYQRLGVQLEEKGESFYNPYIPRVVELLNEKGLIEESEGARVIFIKGKKIPLIVVKKDGGYNYASTDLAALWYRLYEEKAEWIIYVTDVGQREHFEMVFTAAKQAGWLPAEDNKYPKASHVGFGLVLGEDGKRFRTRSTETVKLVDLLDEAKNRCREALVQRGKSEEWTAEELDKTAEAVGYGAVKYADLKNNRSTNYTFSFDQMLNDKGNTAVYLLYAHARICSIIRRSGKDIEELKKIGTMELDHPDERVLGLHLLQFLEIVEEACTNLLPNILCEYLYNLSEDFTRFYTNCQVVGSAEETSRLLLCEATAIVMRKCFYLLGITPVYKI from the exons ATG CAGGATCTACAGAGTGCTGGGAGTGTTAAGCAGCAAATAGCAAAGCTGTTTGAAGAGTCGCTGAGGACTACTGTTCCTGATGAGGGAGACGTAGAGCCTGCAATTGCTCCCTGCCAAAATCCTAAATTTGGTGACTACCAATG CAATAATGCCATGGGCTTATGGTCAAGAGTTAAAGGCAAGGGTACCCAATTCAAAGGTCCCCAACTCGTTGGGCAG GCCATTATGAATAATCTTCCTCCATCAGAAATGATAGAGTCCTGCACTATAGCTGGACCTGGCTTTGTAAACATCATATTATCGAAGCATTGGATTGCCAAG AGTATCCAAAAGATGCTTGTCCATACTATTGAAACTTGGGCATCTGAGATTCCTGTTAAAAGAGCAGTGGTGGATTTCTCTTCACCAAACATAGCTAAAGAAATGCATGTTGGTAATTTGAGGTCGACCATTATTGGGGACACTCTGGCCCGAATGCTGGAGTTTTCAAAAGTTGAGGTTCTTCGCAGAAACCACGTCGGAGACTGGGGCACTCAG TTTGGCATGTTAATTGAGTACctttttgagaaatttccTTCTGGGGAGGTTTCCGGTGATCAAGCCATTGGAGATCTTCAG GCATTCTACAAGGCCTCAAAGCAGAGATTTGATAGTGATCCTGCGTTTAAGGAGAGGGCCCAAAGGGCGGTAGTCAGTCTTCAG GGTGGGGAAGAGAAGTATAGGAAGGCATGGGCAGAAATCTGTGAAATAAGCAGGAGAGGATATGAAAGTGTTTATCAGCGGCTTGGAGTTCAATTAGAGGAAAAG GGGGAGAGCTTTTACAATCCATATATCCCAAGGGTTGTGGAATTGCTAAATGAAAAGGGATTAATCGAAGAAAGTGAAGGTGCTCGTGTAATCTTTATCAAAGGGAAAAAGATACCGCTTATTGTTGTAAAGAAGGATGGTGGCTACAACTATGCTTCAACTGATCTTGCGGCCTTATg GTATCGACTATATGAGGAGAAGGCAGAATGGATTATATATGTTACTGATGTTGGGCAACGGGAGCACTTTGAAATGGTTTTTACT GCTGCCAAACAAGCTGGTTGGTTGCCAGCTGAAGATAATAAGTACCCTAAAGCTAGCCATGTTGGTTTTGGGCTCGTTTTAGGAGAGGATGGAAAGCGATTTCGAACTCGCAGTACTGAGACTGTCAAATTGGTCGATTTACTTGATGAAGCCAAAAATCGATGTAGAGAAGCCCTAGTTCAAAGAG GTAAGTCTGAAGAGTGGACTGCAGAAGAACTCGACAAAACTGCTGAGGCAGTAGGTTATGGAGCTGTCAA ATATGCAGATTTGAAGAACAATAGATCGACCAACTACACATTCAGTTTTGATCAAATGCTTAATGACAAG GGAAATACTGCTGTGTACTTGCTATATGCACATGCTCGAATATGCTCAATCATCAGGAGATCGGGTAAAGATATAGAAGAGTTGAAGAAG ATTGGAACCATGGAGTTGGATCATCCGGATGAACGGGTCTTAGGACTTCATTTGCTCCAATTTCTGGAG ATCGTGGAAGAGGCATGCACCAATCTTTTACCAAATATACTGTGTGAATATCTGTATAATTTGTCTGAAGACTTCACAAGATTCTATACCAATTGTCAG GTTGTGGGCTCAGCAGAGGAGACGAGCAGACTGCTACTTTGTGAGGCAACAGCCATTGTCATGAGAAAATGCTTCTATTTGCTAGGAATCACCCCTGTTTACAAAATCTGA